A window of the Rhodoferax sp. GW822-FHT02A01 genome harbors these coding sequences:
- a CDS encoding integrase arm-type DNA-binding domain-containing protein, whose protein sequence is MPKIAKEMGALDVSRLKEVGFHAVGGVAGLGLQIVETGAKSWVLRTMVGGKRRKMGLGGFPDVTLATAREKARQAKLKVHDGEDPIDQRRSKRQALKASRAQDVTFRTCAENYITAHSPEWTNKKHAGQWTRTLETYAFPVIGDLWVRDVTVSHVLQILQPIWLTKTTTAVNVRGRVEAVLSSAKTLGLRSGENPAAWKDNLDNQLASPNKVKKVRHHPAIPVNEVGAFMADVRQQDGMSAKALEFLILTSVRSHNVRHATWPEIDFETKTWAIPGEDGDDDGNGQRMKSGVAHRVPLSKQAIKLLNGLNRVGNTDLIFPSPRKGAQLSDMAMNKLMRDMSANGVPHGFRSTFKDWALERTNFQHEISEKALAHTVGDAVERAYLRSDAFEKRHRMMQQWADFCDKDQKTIKDKVVPIRAA, encoded by the coding sequence ATGCCAAAGATTGCCAAGGAGATGGGCGCGCTGGATGTGAGTCGTCTCAAAGAGGTTGGGTTTCATGCCGTGGGTGGCGTGGCAGGCTTGGGTTTGCAGATCGTTGAGACGGGTGCCAAGAGTTGGGTTTTGAGAACCATGGTTGGCGGTAAGCGCCGAAAGATGGGGCTCGGTGGTTTTCCTGACGTGACCTTGGCGACAGCGAGAGAGAAGGCGCGCCAGGCCAAGCTGAAGGTACACGATGGCGAAGATCCCATTGATCAGCGCCGGAGTAAGCGGCAGGCCCTCAAAGCAAGCCGCGCCCAGGACGTGACGTTTAGGACTTGCGCTGAAAACTACATCACCGCCCATTCCCCCGAATGGACAAACAAGAAGCACGCCGGCCAATGGACCCGAACTCTTGAGACTTACGCATTTCCGGTCATTGGTGATTTGTGGGTGCGCGATGTAACTGTCTCGCACGTTCTTCAGATCCTGCAACCCATTTGGCTGACCAAGACCACGACCGCCGTGAATGTGCGGGGCAGGGTAGAGGCTGTTCTCAGTTCGGCAAAGACACTCGGTCTGCGGTCCGGAGAAAACCCGGCCGCGTGGAAGGACAACCTCGACAATCAATTGGCATCACCCAACAAAGTGAAGAAGGTTCGCCATCACCCAGCGATTCCGGTCAACGAGGTTGGTGCCTTCATGGCGGACGTTCGGCAACAAGACGGCATGTCCGCCAAAGCGTTGGAGTTCCTGATTCTGACCAGCGTCCGGTCGCACAACGTCAGGCACGCAACCTGGCCTGAAATCGACTTTGAGACAAAGACTTGGGCCATCCCTGGCGAGGATGGTGACGACGATGGAAATGGCCAGCGTATGAAGTCAGGGGTTGCGCACCGCGTCCCACTGTCCAAGCAGGCAATCAAGCTACTCAATGGCTTGAACCGTGTGGGCAATACGGACTTGATCTTTCCTTCTCCCCGGAAGGGCGCCCAACTGTCGGACATGGCCATGAACAAGCTCATGCGGGACATGAGCGCCAACGGCGTGCCCCATGGCTTCCGCTCTACGTTCAAGGATTGGGCGCTCGAGCGTACCAACTTCCAACATGAAATATCAGAAAAGGCGCTGGCGCACACGGTTGGTGACGCTGTGGAGCGGGCCTACCTGCGAAGCGATGCATTTGAAAAGCGCCATCGGATGATGCAGCAGTGGGCTGACTTTTGTGACAAGGACCAGAAGACAATAAAGGACAAGGTGGTTCCCATCCGGGCCGCGTGA
- a CDS encoding AlpA family phage regulatory protein has product MNFNNRPEASPQNTQKAEDGHAQGIKERLQELMMHMPAAGYIRQAGLIPHIVPFSSATLWRMVNAGTFPAPYKLSARITAWRTGEVMAWAEKKPKIRVHKRKAND; this is encoded by the coding sequence ATGAATTTCAATAACCGCCCCGAAGCATCCCCCCAAAACACCCAAAAGGCGGAAGACGGCCACGCCCAAGGAATCAAGGAGCGTCTGCAGGAACTGATGATGCACATGCCTGCAGCGGGATACATCCGTCAGGCTGGACTGATTCCCCACATCGTTCCATTCAGCTCGGCGACCCTTTGGCGGATGGTCAATGCAGGTACGTTTCCAGCGCCTTATAAGCTCTCCGCGCGAATCACAGCCTGGCGCACTGGGGAAGTGATGGCATGGGCCGAGAAGAAGCCCAAAATTCGGGTCCACAAGCGCAAGGCCAATGATTGA